A portion of the Sulfurospirillum diekertiae genome contains these proteins:
- a CDS encoding AEC family transporter, whose amino-acid sequence MTIAISILSIYAFILLGFMAKRMLKEEMNEKGMILLSIYFLQPMLSFWGLSSRPIDFSLLQAPFWYLAISLICVLISSIIAFVFFKEDIKEKSIITICVIIGNTGNLGIPLGIALFGDASILYMSMINITNVFIVYTLGVFFYSRGNFSIKQSLFNIVKLPVIWFAALALLLNIFDIKLHPAMQKPLEMGAYCTMVIQLVIFGMYLYNIKLRDINAKLLLHVSFIKFIITPLIAGVILFGILDLEPMVATLIFIELVVPLAVTNVNLAALYECRPLDVTVLVFFTSLIFIPFFILISNLLHYLNIINLP is encoded by the coding sequence ATGACCATAGCTATTTCCATTTTGTCTATTTACGCCTTTATTTTGCTAGGCTTCATGGCAAAACGTATGCTCAAAGAAGAGATGAATGAAAAAGGGATGATCCTTCTTTCCATCTACTTCTTACAGCCTATGCTTTCATTTTGGGGACTTTCCAGTCGTCCGATTGATTTTTCATTGCTGCAAGCGCCTTTTTGGTACTTAGCCATCTCTTTAATCTGTGTCCTCATCAGTTCTATCATCGCCTTTGTTTTTTTTAAAGAAGACATTAAAGAAAAATCCATCATTACCATCTGTGTTATTATTGGAAATACAGGCAATCTAGGTATTCCTTTAGGGATTGCACTCTTTGGTGATGCCTCTATTTTGTATATGAGTATGATCAACATCACCAATGTCTTTATCGTTTACACCCTCGGTGTTTTTTTCTACTCCAGAGGGAACTTTAGCATCAAACAATCTTTATTTAATATTGTGAAATTGCCTGTTATCTGGTTTGCAGCGCTTGCCCTGCTTCTCAATATATTTGACATTAAACTCCATCCAGCAATGCAAAAACCTTTAGAGATGGGTGCATACTGTACCATGGTTATTCAACTGGTCATTTTTGGCATGTACCTTTACAATATTAAATTGCGTGATATTAACGCTAAACTCCTTTTACATGTAAGCTTTATTAAGTTCATTATCACACCACTCATTGCAGGCGTTATTCTCTTTGGTATACTGGATTTAGAACCGATGGTTGCCACACTTATTTTCATTGAACTGGTAGTGCCTTTGGCTGTTACTAATGTCAATTTAGCGGCATTGTATGAATGCAGACCTTTAGATGTTACCGTACTTGTTTTTTTTACATCACTGATTTTTATACCGTTTTTTATTCTTATCAGCAACCTCTTACACTATCTTAATATCATCAACTTACCATGA
- the fliN gene encoding flagellar motor switch protein FliN, whose translation MDAVDQEYVARKLLSGFENLLDISVDFVAELGTTNITIQKLLKLEKGSVIDLEKPAGESVELYINNKIFGKGEVMVYEKNLAIRINEILDSKTVIQYFKKENL comes from the coding sequence TTGGACGCAGTCGATCAAGAGTATGTCGCACGCAAACTTCTCTCAGGATTTGAAAATCTTTTAGACATTAGTGTTGATTTTGTGGCGGAACTTGGCACGACCAATATTACGATTCAAAAGCTTTTAAAACTCGAAAAAGGCTCTGTCATCGACCTTGAAAAACCTGCCGGTGAAAGTGTCGAACTTTATATCAACAACAAAATCTTTGGTAAAGGAGAGGTTATGGTGTATGAGAAGAACCTCGCCATCCGTATCAATGAAATCCTAGACTCCAAAACCGTCATCCAATACTTTAAAAAAGAGAATCTATGA
- a CDS encoding ATP-binding protein: MITPSIGTTELYKQLSVLLKTDTPVFLHGSPGIGKSYIVNDIAQQEGLEIMDVRLSQLDAVDLRGIPTIKENQTVWMPPVFLPTDAQSEGILFLDELNSAPLSVQAAIYQLILDRKIGEYSLPKGWRIICAGNKINDKGIVFKLPSPLSNRMVHLVLEAKFDDFKLWAMKHGVHHFIIGFLAFRPDLLSSEIPSYTETNPAFCSPRAWNMLSHILKNVTDMHSIHPIIYGTIGYAAGVEFIAFINVYKTLPDVDAILAGETLVIPSEPSALYALCAALIERYNDLTQAEHLLAYSKHLPTEFAVMLIKDLIIKDEAIATLESFDMWMERHGDYII, from the coding sequence ATGATCACTCCTTCTATTGGAACAACGGAACTTTACAAACAGTTAAGCGTACTGCTGAAAACCGATACCCCCGTCTTTTTGCACGGAAGCCCGGGCATTGGAAAGTCGTACATCGTCAATGATATTGCACAGCAAGAAGGTCTTGAAATCATGGACGTGCGCCTTAGCCAACTGGACGCGGTGGATTTACGAGGCATCCCCACGATAAAAGAGAACCAAACCGTTTGGATGCCGCCCGTTTTTTTGCCCACCGATGCTCAGAGTGAGGGGATTTTGTTTTTAGATGAGCTTAACTCCGCACCTCTTTCGGTGCAAGCGGCGATTTATCAACTGATACTCGATCGAAAGATTGGAGAGTACAGCCTTCCCAAAGGGTGGCGCATTATCTGTGCGGGCAATAAAATCAACGACAAAGGCATTGTTTTTAAACTCCCTTCGCCTTTGAGTAACCGTATGGTGCATCTGGTATTGGAAGCGAAATTTGATGACTTTAAACTCTGGGCAATGAAACATGGGGTGCATCATTTTATCATCGGTTTTTTAGCCTTTCGACCTGATCTTTTAAGTTCTGAAATCCCCTCTTACACGGAAACAAATCCTGCCTTTTGTTCGCCCAGAGCGTGGAATATGCTCTCACATATTTTAAAAAACGTCACCGATATGCACAGTATTCATCCCATTATCTACGGCACGATTGGTTATGCCGCGGGTGTTGAGTTTATCGCGTTTATCAATGTGTACAAAACCCTGCCCGATGTTGACGCCATTTTAGCGGGTGAAACGCTAGTCATTCCGAGTGAGCCCAGTGCATTGTATGCGTTGTGTGCGGCATTGATTGAGCGGTACAACGACCTTACGCAAGCGGAGCATCTTTTGGCGTACTCTAAACATCTGCCGACTGAGTTTGCGGTGATGCTCATTAAAGATTTGATTATCAAAGATGAAGCAATCGCCACATTGGAGAGTTTTGATATGTGGATGGAGCGGCATGGCGACTACATTATCTAA
- the fabF gene encoding beta-ketoacyl-ACP synthase II, translating to MKRVVITGMDMITPLGYDMKTSFQNIIAGKSGITTISNFDASPLPVHFAGEIKAFDASAIMNPKDVKKTDRFIHLGIKTAVEAFKDAHFPEDGSIDFERFGIVGASAIGGLPRIEESAITLHEKGSSRISPFFIPASLVNLLGGHIAITLGLKGPNLSSSTACAASNHAISEACRIIMLEQADIMLVTGSESALCALGISGFASMKSLSTHNENPQTASRPFDKHRDGFVMGEGSATLVLEEYEHAIKRNAKIYAEIVGFAESCDANHITTPTIQGPLRSMQQAVKMAEKSDANFALDYINAHATSTPVGDKNETEAIKQLLVGKPIPPVSSTKGATGHCLGASGMIEAVITILAMQESILPPTINYTEADLENQCDLDYVPNQARAQKIKYAMSNSFGFGGTNGTIIFKNLAV from the coding sequence ATGAAAAGAGTCGTCATTACAGGAATGGATATGATTACACCACTTGGGTATGACATGAAAACGTCATTTCAAAATATTATCGCAGGGAAAAGTGGCATAACAACGATCAGTAATTTTGATGCAAGCCCTTTGCCTGTGCACTTTGCGGGAGAAATAAAAGCGTTTGATGCTTCTGCTATTATGAATCCAAAAGATGTTAAAAAAACAGATAGGTTTATTCACCTTGGCATTAAAACGGCAGTTGAAGCGTTTAAGGATGCGCATTTTCCAGAAGATGGCAGTATAGATTTTGAGCGTTTTGGCATTGTCGGTGCTAGTGCCATAGGAGGATTGCCTCGCATCGAAGAGAGTGCTATCACCTTGCACGAGAAAGGCTCTTCGCGTATCTCTCCTTTTTTTATTCCCGCGTCATTGGTCAATTTATTAGGCGGACATATCGCGATTACATTAGGACTAAAAGGACCCAATCTCTCCTCCTCAACGGCATGTGCCGCAAGTAATCACGCCATCAGTGAAGCGTGTCGCATCATTATGCTAGAACAAGCCGACATCATGCTTGTCACGGGTTCAGAATCCGCTCTTTGTGCTTTAGGCATTTCGGGATTTGCATCCATGAAATCTCTCTCTACTCATAACGAAAACCCACAAACCGCGTCACGACCGTTTGATAAACACCGAGATGGTTTTGTCATGGGCGAGGGTTCAGCAACCTTGGTTTTAGAAGAGTACGAGCATGCCATCAAACGAAACGCCAAAATTTACGCGGAAATTGTAGGCTTTGCAGAGAGTTGCGATGCCAATCATATCACCACACCGACCATCCAAGGCCCGTTACGGTCGATGCAACAAGCGGTTAAAATGGCAGAAAAGAGTGATGCTAATTTTGCTTTGGATTATATCAATGCACATGCAACTTCCACTCCCGTAGGCGATAAAAATGAAACCGAAGCTATTAAACAACTTTTAGTGGGTAAACCCATACCTCCTGTCTCTTCCACCAAAGGTGCTACGGGACATTGCTTGGGAGCCAGTGGTATGATTGAAGCGGTGATTACCATTTTAGCGATGCAAGAGAGCATTTTACCGCCTACGATTAACTACACAGAAGCGGATTTGGAAAATCAGTGCGATTTGGACTATGTCCCCAATCAAGCACGTGCGCAAAAAATTAAGTATGCGATGAGCAACTCTTTTGGTTTTGGGGGTACCAATGGAACGATCATCTTTAAAAATTTAGCGGTTTAG
- a CDS encoding AEC family transporter, with protein MNIVVAILSIYVFILFGFIAKKIFKEQIQERGMSIITVYFLHPIFSFWGLSTRPITLSLLQVPFYYVLISCVTIALGYIFARLFFTDNKEKAIMSIAVALGNTGNLGIPLGIALFGEESIIYTSMISVANTFMTYTLGVFFYSGGTSNLKASLLNIVKLPVIWASFIALALNFAHVQIPPTIFKSLEMGAYCMIVLQLIVFGMYLCNVKIKTLNYKLLLHVNLVKFIFAPLLSAWILFYLLPLEPLVAAILLVQLIMPLALNNINVAAIYGCNPVDVASLVFFTSFIFIPYLMFISYLLNYFHIVSL; from the coding sequence ATGAATATCGTTGTTGCGATCTTATCGATTTATGTTTTTATCCTCTTTGGATTTATCGCGAAAAAAATCTTTAAAGAGCAGATACAAGAGCGCGGCATGAGCATTATTACCGTCTATTTTCTGCACCCAATTTTTTCTTTTTGGGGGCTTTCTACCAGACCCATTACGCTTTCTTTACTGCAAGTTCCTTTTTATTATGTGTTGATTTCCTGTGTGACGATCGCACTTGGGTACATTTTTGCACGACTTTTTTTCACAGATAATAAAGAAAAAGCGATCATGAGTATCGCCGTAGCGCTTGGTAATACGGGCAACCTTGGCATTCCTTTGGGCATTGCACTCTTTGGTGAGGAGTCTATCATTTACACCAGTATGATCAGCGTTGCCAATACCTTTATGACCTACACTTTAGGCGTTTTCTTTTACTCTGGTGGCACGTCCAACCTTAAAGCATCCCTGCTCAACATCGTCAAACTGCCTGTCATCTGGGCGTCTTTTATTGCCCTAGCGCTCAATTTTGCTCACGTTCAGATTCCACCGACAATTTTTAAGTCACTGGAGATGGGTGCGTACTGTATGATCGTGCTTCAACTCATCGTTTTTGGTATGTATCTGTGCAATGTCAAGATCAAGACGCTCAATTATAAACTGCTTTTACATGTAAACCTTGTGAAGTTCATTTTTGCACCCTTGCTGAGTGCTTGGATCCTCTTTTACCTTCTTCCACTCGAGCCCTTAGTTGCAGCTATTTTACTGGTTCAGCTCATCATGCCTTTAGCACTCAACAACATTAATGTCGCAGCCATTTATGGGTGTAATCCTGTTGATGTCGCTTCTTTGGTCTTTTTTACCTCGTTTATTTTCATCCCGTATCTTATGTTTATTAGCTATCTTTTGAACTATTTTCATATCGTTTCACTCTAA
- a CDS encoding TetR/AcrR family transcriptional regulator, producing the protein MAKEKDTRTLLLEITFEEVYTNGYQGASVLKILKKAGLNKGSMYHFFENKKEMVLACIREKSKEIFGTKYEDILKYPSSYLEHFQTMLLTSYPIICERGCPLANLIQEMSNIDPDFELLLKERYERLRETIEKILVKAIEHHELECSSPYNLSLFILSVVEGAILSTKALKDKAIYDNTIKSLFSVLKQNQHLF; encoded by the coding sequence ATGGCGAAAGAAAAAGATACTAGAACATTATTATTAGAAATTACGTTTGAAGAAGTATATACCAATGGCTATCAAGGCGCTTCCGTCCTAAAAATATTAAAAAAAGCGGGATTGAATAAAGGCTCAATGTATCATTTCTTTGAAAATAAAAAAGAGATGGTTTTAGCGTGTATAAGAGAAAAGTCAAAGGAGATATTTGGTACAAAATACGAAGATATTTTAAAATACCCCTCTTCCTACTTAGAGCATTTTCAAACCATGTTACTGACGTCATATCCTATTATTTGCGAAAGAGGCTGTCCGTTAGCCAACCTCATACAAGAGATGTCCAACATTGATCCCGATTTTGAGCTGTTATTGAAAGAACGATACGAACGCCTCAGAGAAACTATCGAAAAAATTCTTGTAAAAGCCATTGAGCACCATGAATTAGAATGCTCCTCACCATACAATTTATCACTCTTTATACTCAGTGTGGTCGAAGGAGCCATTTTATCGACAAAAGCACTGAAAGATAAAGCAATCTACGACAACACGATCAAATCGCTTTTTAGTGTATTAAAGCAAAATCAACATCTTTTTTAA
- a CDS encoding ArsC/Spx/MgsR family protein, with translation MFKTTPYQVIFYEKTGCSGNARQKALLTEYGVTFDVRSLLDTSWDVPTLNSFFQGLTPKEMLNPFAPQLKDGSFKLEDYTKESLIEKMVQEPILIRRPLLQIGDVKLCGFDIPRLNLLLHVKMPTPQNINACLSSDACNNA, from the coding sequence ATGTTTAAAACGACACCCTATCAGGTCATTTTCTACGAGAAAACAGGCTGTAGTGGTAATGCACGCCAAAAAGCGCTTCTTACAGAATACGGGGTCACGTTTGATGTGAGAAGCCTTTTAGACACATCATGGGACGTGCCAACATTGAACTCATTTTTTCAAGGGCTCACTCCTAAGGAGATGCTCAACCCTTTTGCTCCACAACTGAAAGATGGCAGTTTTAAACTTGAAGATTACACCAAAGAGAGTCTTATTGAAAAAATGGTGCAAGAGCCCATTTTGATTCGTCGACCACTCTTGCAAATAGGTGATGTCAAGCTCTGCGGTTTCGATATTCCACGGCTTAATTTACTTTTACATGTAAAGATGCCCACACCCCAAAATATCAACGCCTGTTTAAGCAGTGACGCATGCAACAATGCTTAG
- a CDS encoding vWA domain-containing protein, whose protein sequence is MATTLSNAKKSLFEKIRIHFLFNHPFLSVLALSIPTRYTNNAKSAFQTDGFSLSIDEEKLSHYSEEEIIYLYAHTLLHIVLKHPLRRKAREELVWNQSCDVVINLILSEFDHVGVIPNDEILDTDLTGLSVEEVYEILHKEQEKKPSSEKEESEKQKSFVYDETKQDLESSNESLQSSEEQEKLDNIIIQALSIAKQATKAYDSLRIEIDTLLKPNINLYDVLKEFLITALFEKTVTYNRPNRKYFEQGIYLPSTQKSKEQLELIIAIDSSGSVSLEEYKTFLGIVKEVCESFYEYSVTLLPFDLHVKEELIVSFDSFNPINSENLFIPKSDGGTNFNAVLDFIDTKYAIRSEQLLMVLSDGEFDIGRSLVCETLFVLSQKKNCAKFERYGRVIQFNL, encoded by the coding sequence ATGGCGACTACATTATCTAATGCCAAAAAGTCACTTTTTGAGAAAATACGCATTCATTTTCTTTTTAACCATCCCTTTTTGTCGGTCTTAGCGCTTTCCATTCCGACGCGTTATACGAATAACGCCAAAAGCGCCTTTCAAACGGATGGTTTTTCGCTGAGCATTGATGAGGAAAAACTCTCACATTACAGTGAAGAGGAGATCATTTATCTCTACGCTCATACGCTGTTACACATCGTTCTCAAACACCCCTTACGCAGAAAAGCGCGCGAAGAGTTGGTATGGAATCAAAGTTGCGATGTGGTGATCAACCTCATTTTAAGTGAGTTCGACCACGTTGGCGTGATACCAAACGATGAGATTTTAGACACGGATTTAACGGGACTGAGTGTGGAAGAGGTGTATGAGATCCTTCACAAAGAGCAAGAAAAAAAACCAAGTTCAGAAAAAGAGGAAAGCGAAAAACAAAAATCGTTTGTCTATGATGAAACCAAACAAGACCTTGAAAGCTCCAACGAGAGTCTGCAAAGCTCCGAGGAGCAGGAGAAGCTTGATAATATCATCATTCAAGCACTCAGCATTGCCAAACAGGCAACGAAAGCCTACGACAGCTTGCGCATTGAAATCGATACACTGCTTAAGCCAAACATTAACCTCTACGATGTTCTCAAAGAGTTTTTGATTACAGCACTTTTTGAAAAGACCGTGACGTACAACCGTCCCAACCGAAAGTATTTTGAACAAGGCATTTACCTTCCAAGTACGCAAAAAAGTAAGGAGCAGTTGGAGCTTATCATCGCCATTGACAGCTCAGGAAGTGTGAGTTTGGAGGAGTACAAAACCTTTTTAGGCATCGTCAAAGAGGTGTGTGAATCGTTTTACGAATACAGCGTGACGCTGCTGCCATTTGATTTACATGTAAAAGAGGAGCTCATTGTCAGTTTCGATAGTTTTAATCCGATCAATTCTGAAAATCTCTTCATTCCCAAAAGCGACGGAGGGACGAATTTTAATGCCGTTTTGGATTTTATCGACACAAAATATGCCATCAGAAGTGAGCAGTTGTTGATGGTATTAAGCGATGGTGAGTTTGACATTGGGCGTTCATTAGTCTGCGAGACGCTCTTTGTTTTGAGTCAAAAAAAGAATTGTGCAAAGTTTGAGCGGTATGGAAGAGTTATCCAATTTAACCTATAA
- a CDS encoding HugZ family pyridoxamine 5'-phosphate oxidase — protein sequence MKEFIANIQTAIIGTLDAKGDPFSSYAPYVYDNNRFYVYISDIATHAKNIQANPKASLFFVEDESKTENLFARKRVSLQCDSTKIVRWTERFEAVMGLFAQKFDAKMVKTLKKMTDFNLYELKVNYGEATFGFGKAYFVGGENMDELVARTGDNPHHGVK from the coding sequence ATGAAAGAATTTATAGCCAACATTCAAACCGCCATCATCGGAACACTGGACGCCAAAGGAGACCCCTTTAGTTCATACGCCCCTTACGTGTATGACAACAACCGTTTTTACGTCTACATCTCCGACATCGCCACCCACGCCAAGAACATTCAAGCAAACCCCAAAGCATCGCTTTTTTTCGTGGAAGACGAGAGCAAAACCGAAAATTTATTTGCCAGAAAACGTGTGAGTTTGCAATGCGATAGCACCAAAATCGTCCGTTGGACAGAGCGTTTTGAAGCAGTGATGGGTTTGTTTGCACAAAAATTTGATGCCAAAATGGTCAAAACCCTCAAAAAAATGACCGACTTTAATCTGTACGAACTCAAAGTCAATTACGGCGAAGCAACCTTTGGATTTGGCAAAGCCTATTTTGTTGGTGGGGAAAACATGGACGAATTGGTAGCGCGAACCGGCGATAATCCGCATCATGGGGTGAAGTGA
- a CDS encoding GrpB family protein, producing the protein MTKEELGKLYPIKLSEYTTNWEQLYEQEIKDLQTILGDNLALGFEHIGSTAIPGMLAKPTIDILVDIPEDTKLCEIIDKMPDNYIHMQEVTSYIMFVKGYTPTGLANESFHIHLGPKSKHFLWDRVFFRNYLIMNPNEQKEYINLKIKLQKKFKYDREGYTHGKSEYIKRITTKAKEIANSIKI; encoded by the coding sequence ATGACAAAAGAGGAACTTGGAAAACTGTATCCTATTAAATTATCTGAATATACTACAAATTGGGAACAATTATATGAACAAGAGATCAAAGATTTACAGACAATCTTAGGAGATAACCTTGCTCTTGGATTTGAGCATATCGGAAGCACAGCTATTCCAGGAATGCTTGCAAAACCGACAATAGATATACTCGTTGATATCCCAGAAGACACAAAGCTATGTGAAATCATAGATAAAATGCCAGATAACTATATCCACATGCAAGAAGTAACAAGCTATATAATGTTTGTTAAGGGCTATACTCCAACTGGCTTAGCAAATGAGTCGTTTCATATTCACCTAGGGCCAAAATCTAAGCACTTTCTATGGGACAGAGTGTTTTTCAGAAACTATTTAATAATGAATCCAAATGAACAGAAAGAATACATAAACCTAAAAATTAAGCTTCAGAAAAAATTCAAATATGACAGAGAAGGATATACGCATGGAAAAAGCGAATATATAAAGCGTATAACCACAAAGGCGAAAGAGATTGCCAATTCAATTAAGATATGA
- a CDS encoding gamma carbonic anhydrase family protein: MISSHQGVSPRIDPTAYIAPNAMVYGNVTIGANVRIMFGAQIIAEGGSITIGEECVIMENAVLRSLDNHPLTIANNCLIGPHAHVVGCVLEEEVFVATSASVLHASHVGARSEIRIGAVVHIKSHIKPGSMVPIGWVAVGNPAEILPTEEHECIWRIQKPLNFPLSVYGLDRDEATTKRVTQKLCAKLASLKED, translated from the coding sequence ATGATTTCAAGTCATCAAGGCGTATCCCCACGCATCGACCCTACCGCGTATATAGCGCCTAACGCCATGGTCTATGGCAATGTCACCATCGGTGCGAATGTTCGCATTATGTTTGGAGCGCAAATCATCGCAGAAGGTGGGTCAATTACTATTGGTGAAGAGTGTGTTATTATGGAAAACGCCGTGCTTAGAAGTCTCGACAATCATCCTTTAACCATCGCAAACAACTGTCTGATCGGCCCCCATGCCCATGTTGTTGGCTGCGTTTTAGAAGAGGAAGTTTTTGTGGCGACCAGCGCCTCTGTTTTACATGCGTCTCATGTCGGCGCGCGCAGTGAAATTCGCATTGGCGCAGTGGTTCACATCAAATCACATATCAAACCTGGCAGTATGGTTCCTATTGGTTGGGTCGCTGTAGGTAATCCTGCGGAGATACTTCCAACCGAAGAGCATGAGTGCATCTGGCGCATCCAAAAACCTCTCAATTTTCCTCTGAGTGTTTATGGACTTGACCGTGATGAAGCTACGACCAAAAGAGTCACGCAAAAACTCTGTGCCAAACTTGCAAGTTTAAAAGAAGATTAG